A stretch of DNA from Carya illinoinensis cultivar Pawnee chromosome 12, C.illinoinensisPawnee_v1, whole genome shotgun sequence:
GGTACAATTTgcttccaaaataatttttagtccTTATGTGGAAGGCTTGGCATGGTGCTCTGGCTGTGGACAatagaattagaagaattgggATTCCTCTAACTTCGAAATGTGAATGCTGCCAACAAGGTAGGTATGAAGATCAGAATTATGTCATCTTCACTGGGGAGATTGCAGTTGAGGTATGGAAGAAATGTGGTTCTTTATTGGGCTTACTGATTGGTAGAACCACATTTATATCATGGAAACTATGGGAGCAAAGGTGCTTAGCGCGTATGAAAGGCATTTTAGATTCGGTTCAAGCAGTGTGGTATTCTATCAAACATTGGATTGGCATGATTAGTCATGGCATTTCAAGGGTGAAGAAGCTTACTCCAGCTAATAGATACATTTTACATAGTTTAAACATTCCTCCAATTCCATCTCAACAACATcaaattcaattcatttcacGGACAAAGCCTTCTTAGGATCGAGTAAAACTCAACACTGATGGTAGTAGTCTCGGAAACCCAGGATCTTCAGGGGCAGGAGGTGTTATTCGAGACATGCATGGCTCCCTGTTGCTAGCCTTCTCTGTTAATCTTGGCTATGGCTCTAGTGCCCGTGCTGAACTGATGGCCTTGTTGGAAGGTATCAAGCACTGCAAGCAAAGGCATTTTCATTTGATAGACATTGAAATTGAATCCAAGGTGATCCTTTCTTGGTTGCAACATGATCAATGCAACATTTGGTACTTAGAGGACTACTAGGAGGAGCTTCAAGCTCTGCTTCTTGAGGTGAACTTCATAGTCTCTCATATTTACAGGGAAGGTAACGCAGTTGCTGATTGGTTAGTCAGATTTGGTGCAAGGGAAGGTGATGCTAAATGGACTCACATGACAAATGCACCTCCTACATTGCGTGGTTTGCTTAGAGTGGATAAATGGGGTCTTCCATTTCTTCGATGCAAGGGTCCAGTGTAGTGGTAACTAGCGATAGTGCAGTCCTCGGTTTTTATTCTGTCTCGGCTTATTTTGATTTGCTTTATTATCTTGTGTGCACTAACTCTATTTTGCAGGTACTTTGTTGTAGGttcgtttgttttatttttgtttgttgcttCTGGCTCTAGTTTGTATTCAGGTTTTGGTTTTAGTATTTTGACTCAGGGGTTTGGGTCTTATTGAATATTATTTGTAACCCCTGAGAGTCCATGATTGTACCACAGTTTTCCTCTACCACAAGTGAGACTGTGGAAGAAGGCAATGGTTGGTCATGAGAAGAAGAGGAGCATTCTGTGGAAGGAAGAGAAGGATTTTCGCGAGAAGGAAGTGCTAGAGGAAGTGGCTATTGATGAGTCTAATGGAGATGCAGAAGTGATAGAATCAGGTGAAACCCTAAGAGATGAAGTGGGTTGGGTCATGTGAGAATTAGTAGTGGGCCAAAAGGGGCTGTTGGGTTAGATTGAGGTAAAATGAGAGGAATATGTGACATGGGTTGAGAAGAAATAGAGGGCAAAATATTAGGGCCCATCGTTGTGGAAGAAGGATTGGGCTGAGAGGCAAAAGGAAAGAGGGACTCATCAAATATTATACCCTAGAGATGTAATTACGGCATGTAGGAAGATGAAGACAAATGTATCCATTGTGATCAATGCTATAGCCCATGAACACACAGGACTTGGATCATAGTCCAATTTATGCTGATTAAAAGGCCGAAGGTTGGGCCAGCAAGAGGACCCGAgcactttaaaaaatttataatctagtATTTGAGTCATTTGACCCTTTAAAACTTCATATGGTGACTTATTTTGTAGTAGAGGAGTTGGcatggaatttattttttataaaaaagtagctGTTTGAAAGGCTTGGCCCCAATAAATGTGTGGAATGGATGCATGAGACAAAAGGGATAAACCCGTCTCAATAATATGACGGTATCAACGTTCCACACTcccattttattgatgagagtGTGGGCATGTGACCCAATGAGTTATACcacaattttgaaaaaaaaaaattcaagggGATGAAATTCCCCACCCCAATCGGTTTGAACCAAACCGACCGTcgtattaaatattttactcacATAATGAAGAAAAGCCAATACTAAACAAGTTACATCAGATTTAACTTGCATAGGAAAAAACTAGACAAACTTTGAAGAGTCATCTACCAAAGAAAGATGGTAGCACATGCCATGCATGGAAGGCACCGGGGCAGGGCACCAAACGTCTAGAAACAAAATCTGGAAAGGTCGAGTTGAACGTGAGGGAGAAGGCTGGTGTGGCAGAACATGCACTTTAGCACTGGAACAGGCGGGATAGTGGCTTATTGAAGCAGTATTAGTGAGGGGAAGATTAAACCAATGCAAAATAAGTGATGTGGTGTGAGGAGAGGGATGAACCAACCTCGAATGCCATAGTTGTGCTGCAGAAGTCCGAACACCTAGAAAAGCTTGAGGGGAGGAGGTGGAAATCTAGGCAGTTGGCGGCAAGGCGTACAGACCATCTTCAACGTGACCCTGGAGGAGTAATTCCTGGGAGCGTGAATCCTTCACAAAAAACAAATCTGATTGAAACTAAAAAGATACACAATTATCACTACAAAACTGACACACAGAAAGGAGATTGCGTGAAATGGAGGGTACATAAAGAATggtatttaaaaggaaattgcCAGAAGTGGTCGGCGTTTGAGTTGTGCCAAGGTGATGGATGGCCAGTGCAGAGCCATCCCCGATGCGAACTTGGTCAGGTCCCTGATATGGCGTCGACTCCAAGTTGAGGTTGTTGAACTCTGAGGTAAAATGATGTGAAGCAGCTGTATTTGGGAACCAGGTAGTGGCAGATGAAggtgaatgagagagagaagtatAATTTGCTGTGAGAGGTGGTGAGGGGGAAGCTGGGTAAGGAGTGGCCTATGATAACAGGACAAAGCTGCGTGACCAAATTTTTGGCAACTTGACACTGAGGACGAGTGTCTGGACGAGGAGAAGACGCATTAAATTGAGACGAAAAAGCTTGTGGTCCTGAGTTGAAACCACGAGGTGAAGATCAACCTCATCTGCCTCCACGAGCTAGGAACCGACCACGAATGGATGCAGTATTTGGAGAAAAATGGGTAGTATTATGCGCAGCACGTGTGCTAttagaaagaagattttgaGTTTGATGAGACATACGAGACTCATGATTCAGAAGATAACTATAGAGTTGATGAGGAGAAATGGGATCGGGACGGGTGGTAAGTGAGGCAATCGGTGATTCATATTCAAAACCCAGTCCcgcaagaagaaaaatagagaactCAGAGTCACTCAAAGTATGTCCCGTAGCACTCAAGGTGGCAACAAGAGATTTTGCTCGGTTATAGTAATCGGAAGCAGATTCAAGGCCTTTCTTCAAAGTGGCTAACTGATATTGAGTATGGACAACATGAGTGGAAGACTTTGTAGCGAAGAGGCTTTGAAGAGTACTCCAAATTTCAGAAGACGTAGTGCAGTAAAGAACCTTAGCTAACACCGACTCAGAAAGAGAAGAATTAAGAGTGGACATAATCGATTTATCTTGAAGAACCCacttggtatgctcatgattaGGAATATCAGTAGAGGACAGGGTAGGCATAGGAAACGACCCATCAACACATACGAATAATTGATGACCCTATAAAAATGGTACAATCTGAGCTTTCCATAGAAGATAATTATCTATGGTAAGCTTGATTGTGATAAGTGAGAGGCTGTGTTGAGGATGTTTGTGGGGGATGATTTATTAGATGATGCCATGGGAGGGAAGACAAAGAAGCcagaagaaaatagagaaggAGCTGGACGCAAGTCTTGTTTAGGCTCGTGATACcatattgaagaaataaagcTGCACTTGAGCCGTTTGATAAAAGTTCTCTATTGGAATAATAAAGATCTCTCTTACAGACTATGATATTCTAGCCACTACCTTTCATGCATGGCATGCGCTGCTATCTTACTTTAgtagatgatttttcaaagtttgtttaattttttctatgcaAGTTAAATCTAATGTAACTTCTTTAATAGTGGCTTTTCTTAGTTATGTGAATAACACCTTTAATACAACGGTTGGTTCGGTTCAAACTGATTGGGGTGGGGAATTTCATccccttaaaatatttttttcaaaaccatcCTGGATGATTTTTGACTATCAGAATGTATTTCACATTGTTATAAACAAAGTATGTCAAAAATCAAAGTTTATGGATGAACAGATTACAAAATATTAAACCAGTAGTAGATAGGTTTAATGATTCAAGTACAGTTTCACCAGTAACTGTGTAATATTAGACAGATAAACAAAAGATTAAatccccaacaaaaaaaaaaaaaaaaaaaaaagaaacatcgTCCACACCAGACTGAAACACTTTCACTTTCGTCACTTTTTTATACAAATGAAAAGCCCTCACTTAAAAAATTCTGAAGACAAAACCCAAGAGAATAAGAATGATAAATTCAGCAACTTTGTCGCAGAATGTCTAACTGACTCCGGTCAAGCTGATCTCTTCTATTGGGAGAGCATCCTACAAGGGAAGAGGATGGgaagaattattaaaaataatcacaacAGGACCTAACAACGTGAATGAAATGCATCTCTAAACATATTGACCATTCACCAGTAGTAAATAGCAATACAATTAGTGTACAGATTGGAAGAAATTCAAAGAACACACAAAACCCAGGAATAAAAACTCAATCAtttcaaataaacaaataaagctTTCAGCaatgatgaaaaagttgaaactgAGAAAAAGCATGCTGAATAACAATACCATATTTTCTTTGTTCTCCTCCTCCTGGGGCATATTCTCAGCAGGCAAAGTGCTGACTCGAACTGTAAAAGACAGCAAATCACAATCAGCATGTCATGCAATCAATTTAAGTATGTCTTCATAGactgaaaagaaaatgtaaaaaagaaaaaaacacaactATGTATGCTTGCCTGCTTTAGCAGAAGATTTCTTTCCCTGCTTCATTTTGTCCTTTTCCTTATTGGATTCCAGCTTAGTTGGCTTCTCGGGTTTCTTTGGCAATTTACGATCCCCAGGCTCTGAAACAGACTTTGAATTGGCAGAATTCTTGTTCAAAGATCCCCAATTCTTATTCAAAGATCCCCTAGTCCCGATTGTGCGACTCTTCTTCTGAATGGTATCCTGCTTGGCTGATTTGCTTAGTTCCGAAGCTTGAGTAGCATCAGTGTTCAAAGACCTGGGCTTCAGTTTCCTAGTTCCCACAGTAGAAGAAGAGCTATGGACATCATCGTCAGATGATCTAGTTCCCTCTTCAGGCACCTGAGAATAGGTTTCGGAGACCTGCAACTGCTCTGTGCTTTCTGAGATATTATACCTTTCAAATAATTCCTTCAAAGGCTCCCCATATTCACTGAGATTATATCGTTGAGCATACAACTTGAGCTCATCTCGCATTCGTTGAAGAGGCTGAGTTCAAAGTTAtttgtgaggaaaaaaaaaaacaggaaaCAGCTTAAAATCAAATCATGCATAAACTTCAAGGAATACAAAGTGAATTAAGGAGCTGTGCTTGTCCAATATCGACCCTGTATATATAAACAAACGGTTTAAAATCACAAATGTGCCTGCAATACCGACAGGATTTATGTACATAACACTTCAGTTTCACCTTTATATAAACTAGTCCTAGATCTGCATGATGCACAagaataatgaaaattttaaaaaaatatgtaattgcataaatcttttttttttttaattttttttgtgcatAAAACAATATGTCAAGTTAGAATATCATAagttgattttatatgataaagTGAAAGCATCAACATATATACATTCACTCGATCTTACTCCATCCATAACAATTTGAACTGAATAGAAAAGCACACATTGAACACTCGTTCACATACAAAACGATTCTGGGATACTCAAAATTTCTATGTAAGAGAGATAAAAGCaacaggaataaaaaattaagaccATTTGATGCCATAAAGTGCAAGACTGTAAGCTATTTTATTCAGATTGTTGAAAATGAAGGctagttttgaaaatttttgtccAATCAGAACCACATGGTTCCTGAAAGCTCCAACACTTATGACTTCCTAtctgtttttctattttccatTATAGAAAAACTCTGCAGTCTTTATTCCCATTCTATTTacttaatttaaaagaataatacaaCAAACAACATGttggaagaggaaaagttgaGAGAAACGATGGGTATTTTTCTCTTCAAGTGGTTGAAGGAGGTGGCTttgggaaaaaagagaaaggttGAAAGAATTAAAGGtgcatttgttattaaaaataataaaatcgtTCCAAACCTACAGAATTTTATTAAGTGCCAAATCTATGAAGGCCATACAATGACATGACTAAACATAAAATAGACGCTTCGAAAATTATATATGCAATAAATTGTATCTGATGCCTCTACCCCTTTGTATAGTTTAAATAATTGACTGATTTTATCGTCAGTTACATGACAGCTTTTAGCTAACATTAGAAAATTCTTAAACGCATCATGAAATAAGCAAATACCTAACCTCCTTGGCATCCATATAAAACAACTAAGAGAATAATGTAGCATTCATTCATTTTGTTAGTACAAATGTTTGTATAATCGGTCCAGGTTTCTAAACATAAAATTTACCTGCTAACCatcacaatattttaaaaaaaaaaaagggcacttaacataagaaaatataaacattAAGAAGTCAGCATAGAACTCTCAGCAAAATAAGAACCATTGAAGCATCAAACAGAGATAAAAACAAGCATATTTGCAATTCCCAAGGCTGAAGCAGCAATCTTTATGTTCATTTTGTCAATATTCCTCCAATCATAAGATCCTAAGAACTAAAACTAGATAGCTACTTCGTTTCGACTAAATTGGGAGACTGATTTCTGTACGTAGATTCTGCAACAATTATGCTAAAACCTGCATCTAATTGTGCAATTTCAGAAGCAAGGAAGAGTGGGAAAGTAGCAAATTGGTATACCTCGCATCCTGCCTCCAAGGCAAGTTTAAAAAAGCCAAGTGAAATTGAGTGCTTAGCAGCAGATTCAGAGAGCTTAATCTGAGATGTCCAATACGATGCTGATGACAAAACACTGAACTTCTTCCGGCTTGTTGTTCTGGAAACATTTGAAACAGGTGTATCACTTTTCCCCTGACCAGTAGCAGAACTTCTTCCCCTAGCCTCTGAAATTGGAGTGATGTTTCCAGCCAGTTTTGGCGCAGGACGGACAGTCGACTTGGCAGGAATGGAGAGCCTTCTAGGTGGCTTAACAGACTTGTCCttaatagagagatcaagaacgcCAACACTTTTACTCACACTTGCTGTAGAAATCCctctgaaaaatttaaatacaaaatcagTCCGTTTTGACTCAAAGCTTTTGGTTTCGACAGCACTTACTGCTCATAAAATTTAACAATGGCACAAAAATAGATATCGAAAAAATTGTGATGTGAAAACGCATTATGTGTTTAGTACAACGAACATAGCTTAGTGAAACACATCATATATTGGTTGAGACTACATTTACTgcacacaaaatttgaaaatggctCAAAACGAAATATCCAAGGATTGGAATTTGGGATGGGAAAACGTGTTATGTGCTCAGTACAATGGACATAGTTTAGCGAAACACATCATATACATCACTTAAAATGATCTAAAATTGCccagagaaagaaaaggatctaaaatcaaatttttatattgccTAGGAAATTATGAGTGCTCAGACAATCAAATCATCAAAAACCCATTACCAAGAAACATTGTGAActacaaaaatgatatttgggaaaagaaaaaagagtgaagATTGAAAGAAGAAAACGAACCGCTTAGATGCGGAAAGGTTCGGCAATTCGGCTACCGGAGATGTTTCCTCCTTGGATTTATTCGCAGACCGCAGCGGGTACCGCTGAAGCTTCTGTTTTGCCGATCCTGCTGCGTTCCATGAAGAGATCCCAAACCAAACATTAGCCATAATTAAAAGAAATCTTGAAAGACAAGGAAAGAAACAGAGAAAGGAATGCTAGCAAAGGTAGAGAGTACCTGGGAGCGGAGTGTTGGTCTGATCCTTGGATGACTCCTCCATGGCTCTgcttctctcactctctctctgaATATCTCTTGATCTAACGTTTGTGTTGGTGTGTGATCTTAATGGAACCCAATAGAGTGGAATTTATAACGTAAAACtactttttttctatttctgtATCAGTTTCCGAATTACACTTATGTATTACCCAATCAATGTCCTTCAAGGGCGGGAAAGTCAAGAAACCACAAGCCAACCCCAGGGTCCCACAGCCTCAAAACacaagagagagggagggaagcaTTTGAATTTGAAATGCAGAGCGCTGGTCGTCTTGTTACCTGGAGATGGAGATGGGACCCACGCGGGTCCGGTTGTAGAGGACGctcctcttaaaaaaaaaaaaaaaaaaaaaaaaaaacggagtGTTTTGATTCTTTTGAATTTCGAAATTTCGAATCAGGCGGAGTTTGCCGTTGGAACTGCCTTTACGGTGCTGGTGCgagtattataattttgaagAGAAATGGTATTTCATGTCATGATTGTCTAAGCGTAGtctaatgatttaaaaaaaaaaaagaataaatatcatatttaaattaaaaaaattaattttttaataataaatcatattcttttaaattattatacgtAATATTATTCTTCAAAAATAAGTATGACGAGTTGGatgatgaaataataataaaagattgGTATTTCTACAACACATACttactataaataaataaaaagataaaaaattaaatgtgtTATGTGGTGTAAGAATTGTGAATAAAATCTTTATATAAGAAATTTAATATGAATTAGGCACATGTCATGTCAGCATGacttaataaaaacaaatttaaaattttgaatataaaataagttataaaaataataattaaaaagataaacttaatataaaaaattaaaattaaaaacaaagcaaatttCGTAAAagtagttatttaaaaaaaatcaaaacagtaaaaataataaaataaaaatagaaaagtgacaaaaattaagaaactaaaaactataaaaaaaaataataaataaataaagaaaaaagaaaagaggaggtCCCCC
This window harbors:
- the LOC122289984 gene encoding uncharacterized protein LOC122289984 isoform X2, encoding MEESSKDQTNTPLPGSAKQKLQRYPLRSANKSKEETSPVAELPNLSASKRGISTASVSKSVGVLDLSIKDKSVKPPRRLSIPAKSTVRPAPKLAGNITPISEARGRSSATGQGKSDTPVSNVSRTTSRKKFSVLSSASYWTSQIKLSESAAKHSISLGFFKLALEAGCEPLQRMRDELKLYAQRYNLSEYGEPLKELFERYNISESTEQLQVSETYSQVPEEGTRSSDDDVHSSSSTVGTRKLKPRSLNTDATQASELSKSAKQDTIQKKSRTIGTRGSLNKNWGSLNKNSANSKSVSEPGDRKLPKKPEKPTKLESNKEKDKMKQGKKSSAKAVRVSTLPAENMPQEEENKENMDALPIEEISLTGVS
- the LOC122289984 gene encoding uncharacterized protein LOC122289984 isoform X1, which codes for MEESSKDQTNTPLPAGSAKQKLQRYPLRSANKSKEETSPVAELPNLSASKRGISTASVSKSVGVLDLSIKDKSVKPPRRLSIPAKSTVRPAPKLAGNITPISEARGRSSATGQGKSDTPVSNVSRTTSRKKFSVLSSASYWTSQIKLSESAAKHSISLGFFKLALEAGCEPLQRMRDELKLYAQRYNLSEYGEPLKELFERYNISESTEQLQVSETYSQVPEEGTRSSDDDVHSSSSTVGTRKLKPRSLNTDATQASELSKSAKQDTIQKKSRTIGTRGSLNKNWGSLNKNSANSKSVSEPGDRKLPKKPEKPTKLESNKEKDKMKQGKKSSAKAVRVSTLPAENMPQEEENKENMDALPIEEISLTGVS